One window from the genome of Bacteroidota bacterium encodes:
- a CDS encoding T9SS type A sorting domain-containing protein, with protein sequence MKTFLNPGFFILILFPGLLFPQVSELERLGQTPGGAAYHVNYDPVNEQLLVGCGTSIWLYDMTDPANPVIMAKRALMGIVNESDFYGNVIFLAATHDGVYALDRTTATLDILDQYEITSPNGDKAAYDLYRAGDTLYVADNVRVRSLKFSLASGFSEISEFGPLTGSFCVTGNSGHIAVGSQGLIWGFVNIYDKDDLSTPVATWQSDKIKLIQNLNFSITQDDILFVCGGPRPLDLFMKSYLFALEYSGTNLSCVDTVIVNGLPVVAQANVMNLDMKGDTLFVATGCAIDPSMGFPLAYIPVLDAAGLPASPMDMIGYINPGLWHFDVALMHGTPYMATSSEWLGVAINNVSELIPLDTLLLIETGGWAQSCKVFGDTLWVAQEGWGIAAYNTDSIKYSSGFMTDSRILHLYSLHHHYFVPDFEFFNDSLLVLANGHVFNLNPWFYGGKPDSLYHLNLEFAVTLHKMHTECGPRLITGAEVPLFGFGGKTMSLYDPLIPSGDRLDEVAINNSPKAITVDADKVFYGIKYDSTGNDYYLAVSEVQNDTFILLDTILMFNGFGEIGALAADNDLIVAGRGNMVLWFDFDGEHLVAGGSFVQAGLVVSDLTVKNRFVYIADKMYGLQVLDLHNVGNPSIVATCKGTEGWGSNNFGSVDVTLGVDGTIYLTDFNAGVIMIEAYDTTLVKVPSKSNDLESLDCRVFPNPCGDNFRLDIKCAAGSVNVCNLTVCDLNGREIYTAMNMLDGNHTISTSSWKDGVYILTVYNTEGKKNVSKIVKLGMK encoded by the coding sequence ATGAAAACATTCTTAAATCCGGGATTTTTCATTTTAATTCTATTCCCAGGGCTTCTGTTCCCACAGGTTAGCGAGCTTGAGAGATTAGGTCAGACACCGGGAGGTGCTGCCTATCATGTTAATTATGATCCGGTTAATGAGCAATTGTTGGTGGGTTGTGGGACAAGCATCTGGTTATATGATATGACGGATCCTGCAAATCCGGTAATTATGGCCAAAAGGGCACTCATGGGAATAGTTAATGAATCGGATTTTTACGGTAATGTGATCTTTTTAGCAGCAACACACGACGGGGTTTATGCTTTAGACAGGACGACTGCCACACTGGACATCCTGGATCAATATGAGATCACATCCCCCAATGGAGATAAGGCAGCCTATGACCTCTATAGGGCAGGTGATACATTATATGTTGCAGATAACGTGCGTGTTAGATCTCTAAAATTCAGTTTGGCTTCGGGTTTTTCAGAGATTTCGGAATTTGGTCCCCTGACAGGTTCTTTCTGTGTAACCGGCAACAGCGGGCATATTGCTGTCGGCAGCCAGGGATTGATCTGGGGCTTTGTTAATATTTATGATAAAGATGATCTATCTACGCCTGTGGCAACCTGGCAAAGCGATAAGATAAAGCTCATACAGAACTTAAATTTTTCCATAACCCAGGATGATATACTTTTTGTCTGTGGTGGCCCTCGTCCTCTGGATCTTTTCATGAAATCTTATTTGTTTGCCCTGGAGTATTCAGGGACCAATCTTTCCTGCGTTGACACGGTCATCGTGAACGGACTTCCCGTGGTTGCTCAGGCTAACGTCATGAACCTGGATATGAAAGGGGATACCCTGTTTGTGGCCACCGGCTGTGCAATAGACCCATCCATGGGATTTCCCCTGGCCTATATCCCTGTGTTGGATGCCGCAGGTCTTCCCGCCAGTCCAATGGATATGATCGGTTACATCAACCCGGGCCTATGGCATTTCGACGTGGCCCTGATGCATGGTACGCCATATATGGCAACGTCTTCTGAGTGGCTTGGTGTGGCGATAAATAATGTTTCAGAGCTTATCCCTTTGGATACTTTACTTTTAATAGAAACGGGCGGGTGGGCGCAATCCTGCAAGGTTTTTGGCGATACCCTGTGGGTGGCACAAGAAGGATGGGGAATCGCAGCTTATAATACTGACAGTATTAAGTATAGCTCAGGTTTTATGACAGATTCCAGGATACTGCATTTATACAGTCTTCATCATCATTATTTTGTACCCGATTTTGAGTTTTTTAATGACAGCCTTCTGGTGCTTGCCAATGGCCATGTATTCAATCTGAACCCATGGTTTTATGGAGGAAAGCCTGATTCACTGTATCACCTGAACCTGGAATTTGCTGTCACCCTCCATAAAATGCACACTGAATGCGGACCACGCCTGATCACCGGTGCAGAAGTACCACTTTTTGGATTTGGAGGGAAAACCATGTCGCTGTATGATCCGTTGATCCCTTCAGGCGACAGGTTGGATGAAGTTGCAATAAATAACAGTCCCAAAGCCATTACAGTAGATGCGGATAAGGTTTTCTACGGCATTAAATATGACAGTACAGGGAACGATTACTACCTTGCTGTTTCGGAAGTGCAGAATGATACCTTTATATTATTGGATACAATCCTAATGTTTAATGGTTTCGGGGAAATAGGAGCACTGGCGGCCGATAACGATCTGATTGTCGCCGGCCGGGGTAATATGGTTCTGTGGTTCGATTTCGACGGTGAACACCTGGTTGCTGGAGGCTCTTTTGTCCAGGCCGGCCTGGTTGTAAGTGATCTCACAGTAAAGAACAGGTTTGTTTATATTGCTGATAAGATGTACGGTTTGCAGGTGCTTGATTTACATAATGTTGGTAATCCGTCCATTGTAGCAACCTGTAAAGGAACCGAAGGTTGGGGATCCAACAACTTTGGCAGTGTTGATGTTACTCTGGGGGTTGACGGCACAATATACCTGACCGATTTCAATGCCGGAGTGATCATGATAGAGGCTTACGATACAACCCTGGTCAAAGTGCCATCGAAAAGTAATGATTTGGAGTCGTTAGATTGCCGGGTATTTCCCAACCCCTGTGGAGACAACTTTAGATTAGATATTAAATGCGCAGCCGGGAGCGTAAATGTATGTAATCTGACTGTTTGCGACCTTAATGGGAGGGAGATATACACTGCCATGAATATGTTAGATGGAAATCATACGATATCAACTTCTTCCTGGAAAGATGGTGTTTATATACTAACGGTTTATAATACAGAAGGCAAAAAAAATGTGAGTAAGATTGTTAAACTTGGAATGAAATAG
- a CDS encoding glycosyl hydrolase 53 family protein, which yields MKYLLFFFIAFLLLLVECRNPDKGGDYLLNDRVKDGIPVMVKLTSYSTTLPEIKGETKLRITLCDSNGCEITSAKGTVDLIVEGDASIYSKDGDVLLLVSDTGMASVGVVNGECQLLLRAGKGSGKIKVGAKSEGLWEASHEIHVLPGNFVAMKPGKSQVNLSDVRMNKMIGADISFLPQLEDEGKRFYENGLEKDALDIFRDHGFNYIRLRIFVDPAHEKGYSPGKGYCGLSQTLALARRVKDAGMKILLDYHYSDYWADPQQQYKPASWVNAGFEGLCDSVRVYTERVLRAFQIQGTFPDMVQVGNEINHGILWPDGHIGNPDGLAALLIAGVEGVRSVDPGIPVIMHLALGGQNEEAIFWFDNMIARGVEFDIIGLSYYPRWHGTLKDLDANLRDLIKRYGKPVNVVEYSGFKEEVNRIVFNLPAGMGQGTCVWEPLNWHTDLFTNEGEVTEGMRVFDQMTSR from the coding sequence ATGAAGTATTTATTATTTTTTTTTATTGCATTCCTGTTATTACTTGTTGAGTGCCGGAACCCTGATAAAGGAGGTGACTATTTGCTGAATGACAGGGTAAAGGATGGCATACCTGTGATGGTCAAACTTACATCTTACAGTACTACACTTCCTGAAATCAAAGGAGAAACGAAGTTAAGAATTACTCTTTGTGATAGTAACGGATGTGAGATAACCAGCGCGAAAGGCACGGTGGATTTGATTGTTGAAGGCGATGCATCCATTTATAGCAAAGATGGAGATGTTCTTTTACTGGTAAGTGATACGGGAATGGCATCAGTAGGTGTCGTCAACGGCGAATGTCAATTATTACTGAGAGCGGGCAAGGGAAGCGGTAAAATTAAAGTGGGAGCTAAATCAGAAGGATTATGGGAAGCATCCCATGAAATTCATGTGCTTCCCGGTAATTTTGTTGCGATGAAACCAGGTAAAAGCCAGGTAAATTTATCTGATGTGCGCATGAACAAAATGATAGGGGCGGATATCTCATTTTTACCACAATTGGAAGATGAAGGGAAGAGGTTTTATGAAAATGGACTCGAAAAAGATGCTTTGGATATTTTTCGCGATCATGGGTTTAATTATATCCGTTTGCGGATTTTTGTTGATCCGGCACACGAGAAGGGTTATTCGCCGGGCAAAGGCTATTGCGGGCTCTCGCAAACTCTTGCCCTTGCCAGAAGGGTGAAAGATGCCGGCATGAAGATTTTACTGGATTATCATTACAGTGATTACTGGGCCGACCCTCAGCAGCAGTATAAACCCGCTTCCTGGGTCAATGCCGGATTCGAAGGATTGTGCGATTCAGTAAGGGTGTATACTGAGCGTGTTCTGAGGGCTTTTCAGATCCAGGGGACATTTCCTGATATGGTCCAGGTTGGCAACGAGATCAATCATGGAATCTTATGGCCCGATGGTCACATAGGGAATCCCGACGGGCTGGCGGCCTTGCTAATTGCCGGTGTGGAAGGTGTCAGATCCGTGGATCCTGGAATTCCCGTTATAATGCATCTTGCCCTGGGAGGACAAAATGAGGAAGCCATATTTTGGTTCGATAATATGATTGCCCGTGGTGTGGAATTTGATATTATCGGTTTGTCGTATTACCCCCGCTGGCACGGTACCCTTAAAGATCTCGACGCTAATTTGCGGGATCTTATCAAACGATATGGCAAACCGGTCAATGTGGTAGAATACTCAGGTTTTAAAGAGGAAGTAAACAGGATTGTGTTTAACCTCCCCGCTGGGATGGGACAGGGAACCTGTGTTTGGGAACCATTGAACTGGCATACGGATTTGTTCACAAATGAGGGTGAGGTAACGGAGGGGATGAGGGTGTTTGACCAGATGACATCTCGCTAG
- a CDS encoding cytochrome C, with protein sequence MNYPVWEITSTGGGLLIAIIAIAHVFIAHLAVGGGLFLVLTEMKAFRDNDAQLMDYVKKHTWFFLLLTMVFGGITGVGIWFIISLVNPAATSALIHHFVFGWATEWVFFIGEIVALLIYHYRFGKMDTRAHIRIGWLYFIFAWLSLFIINGIIGFMLTPGKWIATQNFWHGFFNPTFLPALVFRTGIALTIAGLFGLVTAAFIKDRSFQIRLYRYCARWIYLPILIVVASGFYYVYSIPESSFHNIFIANPEAVTYIRLFFWASILVVILGLMFIWQAPSGIQKTGILLIIVFAFTWMWGFEYTREIARKPYVIYDYMYSTSIHPEDIPTLNKKGFLAQARWSEIKEVNKENFLEAGYELFTLQCLACHTIDGYNGITAQTAHLTERGLIAKLTGLGKINDYMPPFAGTELEKEALAAYISRTLHGAEAPKTGYVSVKEEAFEIPPFDSKKDEYVLLVWNDLGMHCISDNDKYFSFLPPANTLWAQLIKRGKNPEIVTGDVILEYNVQEGYQNPQDHVDFWEYADKVYGATLEPGMGLAGKMVHGEMDPTGGNAFVAHLIPVTPYQDNGDYNPYPLFTITAKEKSTGRILASTMAVAPTSTEMGCRNCHQGGWRVNDISGVADETAMNILEVHDRINSTTLLSDALNGQPRLCQSCHQDPAVGTPGREDILNFSAAMHGFHANYLTGLKDDACNLCHPGNIRGNTTCFRGRHKQMGLDCTSCHGTMEDHALALLKKEEQCYKPSAVKLRENLNPRMAESYVSIEPRIPWLQEPDCMNCHKDFNIKQLTERPNAYNDWAAGFKALYRNRTDEQGMMCAACHGSPHAVYFATNKYGIDRDNIQPIMYQGLSGTIGTAGNCAVCHTVEMEYNGHHRNMIRENPLFRKPQIPGILAVKTE encoded by the coding sequence ATGAATTATCCGGTTTGGGAAATTACATCCACCGGTGGTGGATTGCTCATAGCCATTATCGCCATTGCCCATGTTTTTATTGCCCATCTGGCAGTAGGTGGCGGTTTGTTCCTGGTATTAACGGAGATGAAAGCATTCAGGGACAACGATGCTCAACTTATGGATTATGTCAAAAAACATACCTGGTTTTTCCTGTTGCTGACCATGGTTTTCGGAGGAATCACCGGTGTAGGCATATGGTTCATTATTTCCCTGGTCAACCCTGCCGCCACCTCCGCTCTCATCCACCATTTTGTTTTTGGCTGGGCAACAGAGTGGGTGTTTTTTATTGGGGAAATTGTAGCTCTGCTCATTTACCATTACCGCTTCGGAAAAATGGACACCAGGGCTCATATCCGTATTGGTTGGCTTTACTTCATATTTGCATGGCTGAGTCTTTTTATCATCAATGGCATCATCGGCTTTATGCTCACACCCGGTAAATGGATTGCAACGCAGAACTTCTGGCACGGGTTTTTCAATCCAACCTTCCTGCCCGCATTAGTTTTCAGGACAGGGATAGCCCTCACCATTGCCGGACTATTCGGGTTGGTTACAGCAGCATTTATAAAAGACCGTTCATTTCAGATAAGGCTTTACCGCTATTGTGCCCGTTGGATCTATCTTCCTATCCTGATAGTGGTTGCAAGCGGTTTCTATTATGTTTATTCTATACCGGAAAGCTCCTTTCACAATATCTTCATTGCCAATCCTGAAGCTGTTACGTATATCCGGCTGTTTTTCTGGGCGTCTATCCTCGTTGTTATTCTGGGGCTAATGTTTATCTGGCAAGCACCATCAGGGATACAGAAAACAGGAATATTGCTCATTATCGTATTCGCTTTTACCTGGATGTGGGGATTCGAATATACAAGGGAAATAGCCAGGAAACCCTATGTTATATACGATTACATGTATTCTACTTCCATACATCCTGAAGACATCCCAACACTGAATAAAAAAGGGTTTTTAGCCCAGGCCCGATGGTCAGAGATCAAGGAAGTCAACAAAGAAAATTTCCTGGAAGCCGGTTATGAACTTTTTACCCTGCAATGCCTTGCCTGCCATACCATTGACGGATATAACGGGATAACCGCACAAACGGCTCATTTGACCGAACGTGGTCTTATTGCCAAACTCACCGGATTGGGTAAAATCAACGATTATATGCCTCCATTTGCAGGAACAGAACTGGAAAAGGAAGCGCTGGCTGCTTATATTTCAAGGACGCTGCATGGGGCCGAGGCTCCTAAAACCGGTTATGTGAGCGTGAAAGAAGAGGCGTTTGAAATTCCACCTTTTGACAGTAAAAAGGATGAATATGTACTTCTGGTATGGAACGATCTTGGAATGCACTGCATTTCCGATAACGACAAGTATTTCTCTTTCCTGCCTCCTGCCAACACCCTTTGGGCCCAACTGATAAAGCGGGGGAAAAATCCTGAAATCGTTACCGGAGATGTCATCCTGGAATATAACGTTCAGGAAGGATACCAAAACCCCCAGGATCATGTTGATTTCTGGGAATATGCCGACAAGGTTTACGGGGCAACATTAGAGCCAGGTATGGGATTAGCGGGGAAAATGGTACACGGTGAAATGGATCCCACCGGTGGAAATGCTTTCGTGGCACATCTGATACCTGTTACCCCCTATCAGGATAATGGAGACTACAATCCATATCCTCTTTTTACCATAACAGCAAAAGAAAAATCAACAGGCCGTATCCTGGCTTCAACAATGGCCGTGGCGCCTACTTCCACCGAAATGGGTTGCCGGAACTGTCACCAGGGAGGCTGGCGGGTCAATGATATATCCGGTGTAGCCGATGAAACTGCCATGAACATCCTGGAAGTGCATGATCGTATTAATAGCACCACCCTTCTTTCGGATGCTTTGAACGGCCAACCCAGACTTTGCCAGTCGTGCCACCAGGATCCCGCCGTGGGCACTCCCGGCAGGGAAGATATCCTGAATTTCTCTGCAGCTATGCACGGATTTCACGCCAATTACCTTACAGGGTTAAAAGATGATGCCTGTAACCTTTGCCATCCGGGAAATATCCGTGGAAACACAACTTGCTTCAGGGGAAGGCACAAACAGATGGGACTGGATTGCACCTCTTGTCACGGGACTATGGAAGACCATGCCCTGGCCTTGCTTAAAAAGGAAGAACAGTGCTATAAACCTTCTGCTGTTAAACTCAGAGAAAACCTTAACCCCAGGATGGCTGAATCATATGTTTCTATTGAACCCAGAATCCCCTGGCTTCAGGAACCGGATTGCATGAATTGTCATAAAGATTTCAACATCAAACAATTGACTGAAAGGCCAAATGCCTACAACGACTGGGCAGCAGGATTTAAGGCATTATACAGGAACAGAACTGATGAACAGGGGATGATGTGTGCTGCCTGCCATGGATCACCGCATGCAGTTTATTTTGCTACTAATAAATATGGTATCGATCGCGACAATATCCAGCCTATCATGTACCAGGGTCTTTCAGGAACCATAGGTACTGCAGGAAACTGCGCCGTTTGCCATACTGTAGAAATGGAATACAATGGCCACCATCGAAACATGATCAGAGAAAATCCACTATTCAGGAAGCCGCAAATACCGGGTATCCTGGCAGTGAAAACAGAATAA
- a CDS encoding TonB-dependent receptor: protein KKIPVNEGGGKVIDKSRMYHVEGMYNFNRMIPWFELLIGASYRTYRINSEGTVFIDKPGHPVVMDQYGIFAQLTKSLFNKHLKLTLAARYDKNQNFRGRATPRFSLVYTVDPGEKHNIRASVQTAYRFPSVADQYTDLNVGPFRVIGGLPEIQDKYGFNSNPPYPLTGINPITDKPDTAYGYYRFPEFKPERVTAFELGYKGLFLHRMMYLDVYGFVNRYNGFLATQVLAQNPYTPEERRFQTTVSTDDPIIAYGWAAGIDILLPNRFYVKANVAYNALESLGDRPPGFQSRFNTPKYRSNFALGNNSVYKNFGFGLSWRWQDHFLWQSAFGVAEIPAFSILDAQISYSIPRLHTVLKVGGSNVLNDPYTTSFGSAQVGGLYYFTLVYGGR, encoded by the coding sequence AAAAAAATTCCGGTCAACGAAGGCGGCGGGAAGGTCATTGATAAAAGTCGTATGTACCACGTTGAAGGCATGTACAATTTCAATCGCATGATTCCCTGGTTTGAGCTTTTAATAGGAGCATCGTACCGCACATACCGCATCAACAGCGAAGGAACGGTCTTCATCGATAAACCGGGACATCCGGTTGTAATGGATCAGTATGGAATATTCGCTCAACTCACCAAAAGCCTGTTCAACAAGCACCTGAAGCTGACCCTTGCCGCACGATACGATAAAAACCAAAACTTCCGTGGCAGGGCTACACCCCGGTTTTCATTGGTATATACTGTTGATCCCGGTGAGAAACATAATATCAGGGCATCGGTACAAACTGCATACAGGTTTCCATCCGTCGCCGACCAGTATACCGACCTTAATGTTGGGCCTTTCCGTGTTATTGGAGGTTTACCGGAAATACAAGATAAATATGGTTTCAATTCCAATCCGCCGTATCCCCTTACCGGGATCAACCCTATCACCGACAAGCCCGACACTGCCTATGGATACTACCGTTTCCCTGAATTCAAACCCGAAAGAGTAACTGCCTTTGAATTGGGCTATAAGGGATTATTCCTTCACCGTATGATGTACTTGGATGTTTATGGATTTGTAAATCGCTACAATGGCTTCCTGGCTACCCAGGTCCTTGCACAAAATCCATATACACCGGAAGAAAGACGATTTCAAACCACCGTAAGTACTGATGATCCTATCATTGCTTATGGCTGGGCGGCCGGTATCGACATTCTTCTTCCCAACCGTTTCTATGTAAAGGCCAATGTTGCATACAATGCTTTGGAATCACTGGGAGACAGGCCGCCTGGGTTCCAGTCACGATTTAATACCCCAAAATACCGGTCCAATTTTGCACTTGGGAACAATAGTGTATATAAAAACTTTGGTTTTGGCCTGTCATGGCGTTGGCAGGATCATTTCCTTTGGCAGTCAGCATTCGGAGTAGCAGAGATTCCTGCTTTTTCTATCCTGGATGCACAGATATCTTACAGCATACCTCGTCTGCACACGGTATTAAAGGTTGGTGGATCGAATGTATTAAATGATCCGTATACGACTTCATTTGGGAGTGCACAGGTTGGGGGGTTGTATTATTTTACTTTGGTTTATGGAGGCAGATGA
- a CDS encoding DUF456 domain-containing protein: MDILWIIIGIVLLFLGFIFCVLPVLPGQVLSYGALLILQLKDDAPFTEDFLVIMALIMIGVTALDYIVPVIGTKKFGGTKRGTWGSIIGLVIAVVILPLLGITIGPFGILGIILGPFLGAYIGESTGGRDSRESLRAAFGSFIGFLAGTMMKLAYSIVAAVYFFINL, translated from the coding sequence ATGGATATTCTCTGGATCATAATCGGGATTGTGTTATTATTTCTGGGTTTTATTTTCTGTGTATTACCGGTTTTACCAGGACAGGTTTTGAGTTATGGGGCTTTACTCATCCTTCAGCTCAAAGATGACGCACCGTTCACAGAAGATTTCCTTGTTATAATGGCCTTGATTATGATAGGTGTTACCGCACTTGATTATATTGTTCCTGTTATCGGTACAAAGAAATTCGGCGGGACCAAGAGGGGTACCTGGGGTAGCATTATCGGACTGGTTATTGCTGTGGTTATACTGCCCCTTTTAGGAATTACCATCGGTCCATTCGGTATTTTAGGGATCATTCTGGGTCCTTTTTTAGGAGCTTATATTGGGGAATCGACCGGAGGGCGTGACAGCCGCGAGTCGCTGCGGGCTGCATTCGGCTCATTTATAGGGTTCCTGGCCGGAACCATGATGAAACTGGCTTACAGTATTGTAGCTGCTGTTTACTTTTTTATAAATCTTTGA
- a CDS encoding NAD-dependent deacylase, with protein sequence MEPDINLIKEAAGLIKKSRKTTAFTGAGISVESGIPPFRGEDGIWSKYDPIILDINYFQMHPAESWAVIKEIFYDFFGKAKPNKAHEVLARMEKESLLDAVITQNIDNLHQDAGSRKVHEFHGNSRYLTSMTNRKRYHVNEIGFDKMPPRCPETGGLLKPDFIFFGEGIPSDAYMASIQAANSSDVFLIIGTTGEIMPASQIPIIAKQNGAKIIEVNVGKSNYTFSITDIFLQGKATEVMELLEKELFSPG encoded by the coding sequence ATGGAACCAGATATCAACCTAATCAAAGAGGCTGCCGGATTAATCAAAAAATCGCGCAAAACAACAGCTTTCACGGGTGCCGGCATTTCTGTGGAAAGTGGGATTCCCCCTTTCAGGGGCGAAGATGGGATCTGGAGCAAATACGACCCCATAATCCTGGATATTAACTATTTTCAGATGCATCCTGCAGAATCATGGGCAGTAATTAAAGAGATATTTTATGATTTCTTCGGTAAAGCCAAGCCCAATAAAGCTCATGAAGTACTTGCCAGGATGGAGAAAGAATCCCTCCTGGATGCCGTGATCACACAAAACATTGACAATCTGCATCAGGATGCAGGAAGTCGCAAAGTGCATGAATTTCATGGTAATTCAAGATATCTGACCAGCATGACCAACCGGAAACGGTATCATGTGAACGAGATAGGATTTGACAAAATGCCTCCCCGCTGTCCGGAAACCGGAGGATTGCTCAAACCCGATTTCATTTTTTTCGGTGAAGGTATCCCCAGCGATGCCTATATGGCATCTATTCAGGCAGCCAACAGTTCAGATGTGTTTCTGATCATCGGCACAACCGGAGAGATCATGCCGGCCAGTCAAATCCCAATAATTGCAAAACAAAACGGCGCTAAAATCATTGAAGTAAATGTCGGAAAATCTAACTATACATTTTCCATAACCGATATCTTCCTGCAGGGTAAAGCAACTGAGGTTATGGAATTATTGGAAAAAGAACTTTTTTCGCCGGGATAA
- a CDS encoding DUF3078 domain-containing protein translates to MRELVAITLFFAGLQCTASIPVDSIPENSPLDTVKYWKINGQSTLTLNQIAFSNWAKGGDNSLSGKAGFVFTSEYNKGNRLFQSKVNLAYGTNWTETNHFRKTEDRLNLSAMYGYRAYEKWYYSALFELKTQFDKGYKYPDDSTVISQFFAPAYITTSLGMEIKPVEYFSVFMSPASGKFTFVLNQELADKGSYGVKPAVVDPETGEMLEEGRHIKSEFGINFVLNLKKQLFKNININSIFNLYNNYLDDNLLNRWNMDIDWETNLDFTINEHVATNLYVHMIYDHDVKIPEYEVIDGKKTKVGEYGPRLQLQESFGIGVSLKF, encoded by the coding sequence ATGCGGGAATTAGTAGCAATCACCTTATTTTTCGCCGGTTTACAATGCACAGCTTCCATCCCGGTCGACTCAATTCCGGAAAATAGCCCTTTGGATACGGTAAAGTATTGGAAAATCAACGGACAGTCAACACTTACATTAAACCAGATTGCTTTTTCCAACTGGGCCAAAGGTGGGGATAACTCCCTTTCAGGCAAAGCAGGTTTCGTATTCACATCTGAATACAATAAAGGAAACAGGCTTTTTCAAAGCAAAGTCAATCTGGCGTATGGAACCAACTGGACAGAAACGAATCATTTCAGGAAGACCGAAGACCGTCTTAATCTAAGTGCCATGTATGGATACCGCGCCTACGAGAAGTGGTACTATTCGGCACTTTTCGAGTTAAAGACCCAGTTTGACAAAGGGTATAAATATCCTGACGATTCTACGGTCATTTCCCAGTTTTTTGCTCCAGCTTATATAACAACGTCTCTTGGAATGGAAATAAAACCGGTGGAATATTTTTCTGTTTTCATGTCTCCGGCATCCGGAAAATTTACTTTTGTGCTTAACCAGGAGTTGGCCGATAAGGGTTCATACGGGGTTAAACCGGCTGTGGTTGATCCGGAAACCGGAGAAATGCTTGAAGAAGGAAGGCATATTAAATCAGAATTCGGGATAAATTTCGTGTTAAACCTAAAAAAACAACTCTTCAAAAATATTAATATCAACTCAATATTTAACCTGTATAACAATTATCTCGACGATAACCTCCTGAACCGTTGGAACATGGATATAGACTGGGAAACCAACCTCGATTTCACCATTAATGAACATGTTGCCACAAATTTATACGTACATATGATCTACGATCACGATGTGAAAATCCCGGAATACGAGGTGATTGACGGAAAAAAAACCAAGGTAGGAGAATACGGTCCTCGTCTGCAACTCCAGGAATCATTTGGCATAGGCGTAAGCCTGAAATTTTAA